One part of the Streptomyces lydicus genome encodes these proteins:
- a CDS encoding ABC transporter ATP-binding protein, with protein MKASSSPQADSAPAAAPAVELRGITKRFPGVVANHDIDITIRRGTVHALVGENGAGKSTLMKILYGMQKPDEGTISIDGDQVSFHSPADAIARGIGMVHQHFMLADNLTVLENVVLGGEKLHGIGAKARAEILKISDRYGLGVRPDLLVEDLGVADRQRVEILKVLYRGARTLILDEPTAVLVPQEVDALFDNLRELKAEGLTVIFISHKLGEVLSVADDITVIRRGTTVASVAPGETTPKQLAELMVGSELPSPQTRESTVTDVEMLKVEGLRLTTADAEGVERAVLEDVSLTIHKGEVLGIAGVEGNGQAELVEAIMGMRAPDGGTVTLDGTDISHLPTRARREDGIGYIPEDRHRHGLLLEAPLWENRILGHVTQKPNAKGRLLDLKAARADTERIVAEYDVRTPGIEVTAASLSGGNQQKLIFGREMSHHPKLLIAAHPTRGVDVGAQAQIWDQIRAARHEGLAVLLISADLDELIGLSDCLRVMYRGRLVADADPATITPEELGSAMTGAASGHLTHSGNDSAAEQEPRSSQEGESE; from the coding sequence ATCAAAGCGTCCAGCAGCCCCCAGGCAGACAGCGCCCCCGCCGCAGCACCGGCGGTGGAACTCCGCGGGATCACCAAGCGGTTCCCGGGAGTCGTCGCCAACCACGACATCGACATCACCATCCGCCGCGGCACCGTGCACGCGCTGGTCGGCGAGAACGGCGCGGGCAAGTCCACGCTGATGAAGATCCTCTACGGCATGCAGAAGCCGGACGAGGGCACCATCAGCATCGACGGCGACCAGGTCAGCTTCCACAGCCCGGCCGACGCCATCGCCCGCGGCATCGGCATGGTGCACCAGCACTTCATGCTCGCCGACAACCTCACCGTCCTGGAGAACGTCGTTCTCGGCGGCGAGAAGCTGCACGGCATCGGCGCCAAGGCCCGCGCCGAGATCCTCAAGATCTCCGACCGCTACGGCCTCGGCGTCCGCCCCGACCTCCTCGTCGAGGACCTCGGCGTCGCCGACCGCCAGCGCGTGGAGATCCTCAAGGTCCTCTACCGCGGCGCCCGCACGCTCATCCTCGACGAGCCGACCGCGGTCCTGGTCCCGCAGGAGGTCGACGCGCTCTTCGACAACCTGCGCGAACTCAAGGCCGAGGGCCTGACCGTCATCTTCATCTCCCACAAGCTGGGCGAGGTGCTCTCGGTCGCCGACGACATCACCGTCATCCGGCGCGGCACCACCGTGGCCTCCGTCGCGCCCGGCGAGACCACGCCCAAGCAGCTCGCCGAGCTGATGGTCGGCAGCGAACTGCCCTCGCCGCAGACCCGCGAGTCCACCGTCACGGACGTGGAGATGCTGAAGGTCGAAGGGCTGCGGCTGACCACCGCCGACGCGGAGGGGGTGGAGCGTGCCGTCCTGGAGGACGTGTCGCTGACCATCCACAAGGGCGAGGTCCTGGGCATCGCGGGGGTGGAGGGCAACGGCCAGGCCGAACTGGTCGAGGCGATCATGGGGATGCGCGCCCCCGACGGCGGCACCGTCACGCTGGACGGCACCGACATCAGCCACCTGCCCACCCGCGCCCGGCGCGAGGACGGCATCGGCTACATCCCCGAGGACCGCCACCGGCACGGCCTGCTGCTGGAGGCCCCCCTGTGGGAGAACCGCATCCTGGGCCACGTCACCCAGAAGCCCAACGCCAAGGGCCGGCTGCTCGACCTGAAGGCCGCCCGCGCGGACACCGAGCGGATCGTCGCCGAGTACGACGTCCGCACCCCCGGCATCGAGGTCACCGCGGCCTCGCTCTCCGGCGGCAACCAGCAGAAGCTGATCTTCGGCCGCGAGATGAGCCACCACCCCAAGCTGCTGATCGCCGCGCACCCCACCCGGGGCGTGGACGTCGGCGCCCAGGCACAGATCTGGGACCAGATCCGTGCCGCCCGCCACGAAGGTCTCGCCGTACTGCTGATCTCCGCCGACCTGGACGAGCTGATCGGCCTGTCCGACTGCCTGCGGGTGATGTACCGCGGCCGGCTCGTCGCGGACGCGGACCCCGCCACCATCACCCCCGAGGAGCTGGGCTCGGCCATGACCGGCGCCGCCAGCGGCCATCTCACGCATTCCGGCAACGACTCCGCCGCGGAGCAGGAGCCGCGCTCGTCCCAGGAGGGGGAGTCCGAGTGA